Proteins co-encoded in one Astyanax mexicanus isolate ESR-SI-001 chromosome 1, AstMex3_surface, whole genome shotgun sequence genomic window:
- the LOC111190475 gene encoding macrophage receptor MARCO-like isoform X1 — translation MSSSEKTEDVYQTLNQPSVVKNLHPEPGSERSSKLMMMLMIFNSLLLIAGLILIGLFYRSVLEENKGAWLLHDDSFYFIWEAEGNCTKAANYCSAKASNIRLAVLTPELRDWLITQAKGRKLLVAEDESVSGCKLVGDQVSLETPFIPGEEQGWVCEHLHQKLSGPPGPPGPEGPPGPMGLKGERGLPGFPGVPGLPGSPGPSG, via the exons ATGTCGTCGTCTGAGAAGACGGAGGACGTCTACCAGACCCTGAACCAGCCTTCAGTAGTGAAGAACCTCCACCCAGAACCCG GATCAGAGAGGAGCAGCAagctgatgatgatgctgatgatcttTAACTCTCTGTTATTGATCGCTGGATTGATCCTGATCGGACTCTTTTACA GGTCGGTATTGGAGGAGAATAAAGGGGCGTGGCTTCTTCATGATGATTCTTTCTACTTTATCTGGGAGGCGGAGGGGAACTGTACTAAAGCAGCGAACTACTGTAGCGCCAAAGCATCCAACATCAGACTCGCTGTACTCACACCTGAACTGAGG GATTGGCTGATAACTCAGGCTAAAGGAAGAAAGCTCCTGGTTGCAgag GATGAGAGTGTGAGTGGGTGTAAACTGGTTGGAGATCAGGTGAGCTTGGAGACGCCGTTCATCCCTGGAGAAGAACAAGGCTGGGTGTGTGAACACCTTCACCAG AAATTATCTGGGCCACCCGGACCACCTGGACCTGAAGGACCACCTGGACCAATGGGACTAAAGGGAGAACGTGGACTACCTGGATTCCCTGGAGTACCTGGACTACCTGGATCACCTGGACCAAGTGGATAA
- the LOC111190475 gene encoding collagen alpha-2(IV) chain-like isoform X2, with the protein MMMLMIFNSLLLIAGLILIGLFYRSVLEENKGAWLLHDDSFYFIWEAEGNCTKAANYCSAKASNIRLAVLTPELRDWLITQAKGRKLLVAEDESVSGCKLVGDQVSLETPFIPGEEQGWVCEHLHQKLSGPPGPPGPEGPPGPMGLKGERGLPGFPGVPGLPGSPGPSG; encoded by the exons atgatgatgctgatgatcttTAACTCTCTGTTATTGATCGCTGGATTGATCCTGATCGGACTCTTTTACA GGTCGGTATTGGAGGAGAATAAAGGGGCGTGGCTTCTTCATGATGATTCTTTCTACTTTATCTGGGAGGCGGAGGGGAACTGTACTAAAGCAGCGAACTACTGTAGCGCCAAAGCATCCAACATCAGACTCGCTGTACTCACACCTGAACTGAGG GATTGGCTGATAACTCAGGCTAAAGGAAGAAAGCTCCTGGTTGCAgag GATGAGAGTGTGAGTGGGTGTAAACTGGTTGGAGATCAGGTGAGCTTGGAGACGCCGTTCATCCCTGGAGAAGAACAAGGCTGGGTGTGTGAACACCTTCACCAG AAATTATCTGGGCCACCCGGACCACCTGGACCTGAAGGACCACCTGGACCAATGGGACTAAAGGGAGAACGTGGACTACCTGGATTCCCTGGAGTACCTGGACTACCTGGATCACCTGGACCAAGTGGATAA